One part of the Tenacibaculum sp. 190130A14a genome encodes these proteins:
- a CDS encoding type II CAAX prenyl endopeptidase Rce1 family protein, producing the protein MGNIDLIGKRHRIKSLDFFQQVYKGKNHWYIWILVSLVAFVPFALRIYHYLFVKVQKPKAPVAIDSNLLLVKGLSHYLFYLVLLLLGVRYLHKRPIRTVFTSKKKIDWWRYIFGVSSWGLCIVVYFSLNYYFYPDNYQWNFKLVPFLILFLISFTIVPIGAIFKELYFSGYLLQGIGLLTKRKWVAIVLTSVIYMFAIGMSPIFEQAGYHVLFFYFASSLFTGIITTIDDGVELAMGLQTANNIFAILYITTNWTGLRTNALFLDISEPKVLFIVYIPVFIFFPIYFFILKKMYNWKNTKEKILDKIVDIK; encoded by the coding sequence TTGGGAAATATCGATTTAATTGGTAAAAGACATAGAATAAAAAGTCTAGATTTTTTCCAACAAGTGTATAAAGGAAAGAATCATTGGTATATCTGGATATTAGTTTCGTTGGTTGCATTTGTACCATTTGCACTCAGGATATATCATTACCTATTTGTAAAAGTTCAGAAACCAAAAGCACCGGTAGCAATAGATTCAAATCTGCTTCTTGTAAAAGGTTTGTCTCATTATCTATTTTACTTAGTACTGTTGTTATTGGGAGTACGATATCTGCATAAGAGACCTATTAGAACGGTGTTTACATCTAAAAAGAAAATAGATTGGTGGCGTTATATTTTTGGAGTAAGTTCATGGGGGTTATGCATAGTAGTGTACTTTTCATTGAATTATTATTTCTATCCTGATAACTATCAGTGGAATTTTAAGCTAGTTCCATTTTTAATTCTATTTCTAATAAGTTTTACAATTGTTCCAATAGGAGCTATTTTTAAAGAGCTTTATTTTTCTGGATATTTATTGCAGGGAATAGGGTTACTAACCAAACGAAAATGGGTAGCTATTGTTCTAACTTCTGTAATTTATATGTTTGCCATTGGAATGAGTCCAATATTTGAACAAGCAGGTTATCATGTACTATTCTTTTATTTTGCCTCTAGCTTATTTACAGGGATTATAACAACAATAGATGATGGTGTAGAGCTAGCGATGGGATTACAAACAGCAAATAATATTTTTGCAATTTTATATATAACTACAAATTGGACAGGGTTAAGAACAAATGCATTGTTTTTAGATATTTCAGAACCCAAAGTATTATTTATTGTATACATTCCTGTATTTATATTTTTTCCAATATATTTCTTTATATTAAAGAAAATGTACAATTGGAAAAATACCAAAGAGAAAATCTTAGATAAGATTGTAGATATAAAATAA
- a CDS encoding CPBP family intramembrane glutamic endopeptidase has protein sequence MNFIQQAYKGKNNWVYYLVVIFIVFFGWQLIGVVPLFVTAILHSESTAELTKAANDNFMSLGINSNLYLFMMILTFAIGMVFLLLGVRYVHKRPVKTLITSRNKIDWKRYWFAFTVWGIVSALVISIGILLEPESYTWNFKPVPFFTLLAVSFLFLPLQTSFEELLFRGYFMQGLGTWFKNRWVPLIVTSVIFGLLHGANPEVAKLGYISMVFYIGTGFLFGILTLMDEGTELALGVHAINNIMAAIFVTTDWTVFQTDALFVDTSEPSVGIEMFLPVFVLYPLLLWFFSKKYGWTNWKEKLFGNIKQPITEQESM, from the coding sequence ATGAATTTTATACAACAAGCATATAAAGGAAAGAACAATTGGGTTTATTATTTAGTGGTAATTTTTATTGTATTTTTCGGATGGCAATTAATAGGGGTTGTTCCTCTTTTTGTTACAGCTATTTTACATTCAGAAAGTACTGCTGAACTAACAAAAGCAGCCAACGACAACTTTATGAGTTTGGGTATCAATAGCAATTTGTATTTGTTTATGATGATATTAACCTTTGCTATTGGTATGGTGTTTTTACTTTTAGGAGTAAGGTATGTACACAAACGACCTGTAAAAACGCTTATTACAAGTAGAAATAAAATTGATTGGAAGCGCTACTGGTTTGCCTTTACTGTTTGGGGTATTGTATCTGCATTGGTTATTTCTATAGGGATTTTATTAGAACCAGAAAGCTATACTTGGAATTTTAAACCAGTACCATTTTTTACATTATTGGCAGTATCGTTTTTGTTTTTACCATTGCAAACAAGTTTTGAAGAACTCTTGTTTAGAGGATATTTTATGCAAGGTTTGGGAACTTGGTTTAAAAATAGATGGGTTCCACTAATCGTAACTTCTGTAATTTTTGGATTATTACATGGAGCGAATCCGGAAGTAGCAAAATTGGGATATATCTCAATGGTCTTCTATATAGGAACTGGGTTTTTATTCGGTATTTTAACATTGATGGATGAAGGAACTGAATTAGCGCTAGGTGTGCACGCCATTAATAACATAATGGCAGCAATTTTTGTAACTACAGATTGGACAGTTTTTCAAACAGATGCTTTATTTGTAGATACTTCTGAACCTTCTGTAGGTATCGAAATGTTTTTGCCAGTGTTTGTTTTATACCCTCTATTATTATGGTTTTTCTCTAAAAAATACGGTTGGACGAATTGGAAAGAAAAGTTATTTGGGAATATAAAACAGCCAATTACTGAACAAGAATCTATGTAA
- a CDS encoding AMP-binding protein, whose amino-acid sequence MKKVENRFHSKFQLNNQSFTSIEELLLFSKQVNSSIYTFLSDWFDEKSYVIVHTSGSTGKPKPIQLKKEFMINSAKATGAYFNLYEDTTALLCLSADYIAGKMILVRALVLGWKLDVVAPESDPLRKVNKVYDFSAMVPLQLQSSLEQLYKVGKLIVGGGVVSNELIHQIQEVDTAIFATYGMTETITHIAVKKLNHFNDFTEEEESYYYTLPNVNLSLDGRNCLVIDAPKVSEELVVTNDVVNLVSETSFEWLGRYDNVINSGGVKLHPEKIEEKLSAVIVNRFFVTGVPDTRLGEKLVLIIEGKEEKTILDNIRSLEGLAKYEIPKEIYFVDSFIETATKKIQRAQTLDLIYHS is encoded by the coding sequence ATGAAGAAAGTAGAGAATCGATTCCATAGTAAGTTTCAATTAAACAATCAATCATTTACAAGTATCGAAGAATTATTGCTTTTTTCAAAACAAGTAAATAGTTCAATTTATACTTTCTTATCTGATTGGTTTGATGAAAAAAGTTATGTGATCGTACATACTTCTGGATCTACAGGGAAACCTAAGCCAATTCAGTTAAAAAAGGAGTTTATGATAAACTCGGCAAAAGCTACAGGTGCTTATTTTAATTTATATGAAGATACGACAGCATTATTGTGTTTATCTGCTGACTATATAGCTGGAAAAATGATACTCGTAAGAGCATTGGTTCTAGGATGGAAACTAGATGTAGTAGCTCCTGAATCTGATCCACTTAGAAAAGTAAATAAAGTATATGACTTTTCTGCTATGGTTCCTTTACAATTACAAAGTTCGTTAGAACAATTATATAAAGTAGGAAAGTTGATTGTTGGAGGAGGAGTGGTGTCTAATGAATTGATTCATCAAATTCAAGAGGTTGATACAGCTATTTTTGCAACCTATGGAATGACCGAAACAATAACGCATATTGCGGTAAAGAAGTTGAATCACTTTAATGATTTTACTGAAGAAGAGGAATCTTATTATTATACATTACCTAATGTAAATCTAAGTTTAGATGGTCGTAATTGCTTGGTAATCGATGCTCCCAAAGTGTCAGAAGAGTTAGTTGTTACCAATGATGTTGTTAATTTGGTTTCAGAAACAAGTTTTGAATGGTTAGGTCGTTATGATAATGTAATTAATTCTGGAGGTGTAAAACTACACCCAGAGAAGATTGAAGAGAAATTATCTGCAGTGATTGTAAATCGTTTTTTTGTAACAGGAGTACCTGATACTAGGTTAGGAGAAAAGCTTGTACTCATAATTGAAGGGAAAGAAGAGAAAACTATTTTAGATAACATTCGTTCTTTGGAAGGGTTGGCTAAATATGAAATTCCGAAAGAAATCTATTTTGTAGATTCCTTTATTGAAACAGCTACAAAAAAAATCCAACGTGCGCAGACATTGGATTTGATATATCATTCATAA
- a CDS encoding zinc-ribbon domain-containing protein, which translates to MIFYGTKGSHLHSERVSGVKCNHCGQQDSHTISIYGRYFYLYWIPIFPIGKKGISECNHCKATYERKDMSEQLKLAHDNVKRTTKSPVTHWVGSVIIGGLIAFGLYAANQHEKDVVNYINEPQINDIVEYKSSDSAYSTLKVTKVTQDSIFFVANSMEISRKSRLYKIDKEKNYNAERYGISLSEYKSAFENNDFLDVDR; encoded by the coding sequence ATGATTTTTTATGGAACCAAAGGTTCTCACTTACACAGTGAAAGAGTTAGTGGTGTAAAATGTAACCACTGCGGGCAACAAGATTCTCACACTATCAGCATTTACGGAAGGTATTTTTATCTTTATTGGATTCCTATTTTTCCAATTGGTAAAAAAGGAATTTCAGAATGTAATCATTGTAAAGCCACCTATGAGCGAAAAGATATGAGCGAACAATTAAAATTAGCTCATGATAATGTAAAGAGAACAACAAAATCTCCTGTTACGCATTGGGTAGGTTCAGTAATTATTGGAGGTTTGATTGCTTTTGGATTATATGCAGCAAATCAACATGAAAAAGATGTGGTTAACTATATCAATGAACCACAAATAAATGATATTGTTGAATACAAATCTTCTGACAGCGCTTATTCTACTTTAAAAGTAACCAAAGTAACTCAAGATTCTATTTTCTTCGTAGCCAACTCTATGGAGATTTCTAGGAAAAGTAGGCTTTATAAAATAGATAAAGAGAAAAATTACAATGCCGAACGTTATGGAATTTCTCTGAGCGAGTATAAAAGTGCTTTTGAAAACAACGATTTCTTAGATGTAGATAGGTAA
- a CDS encoding CPBP family intramembrane glutamic endopeptidase: MNFKTSTQENRKGFLFDILLYIAIMFLIREVYFPKLHFIANGLFWSFTTLIVATWRMKVRNISWQDLGLKKPKNIYITLLVTIGILVAIPILIIIFKQIQNILPFQLAPDTSSEQAISKFGDLKNNWGHFFTIIPFILIQSALEELLDRGFLITWFERIFSKTSFATAIAVLLQALIFGFRHSYDISERSISVALIGLVMGIAYVKFGRNLWPLIIAHCILNTASMLSKV, from the coding sequence ATGAATTTTAAAACTTCAACTCAAGAAAACCGAAAAGGTTTTTTATTCGACATTCTCCTTTATATTGCTATCATGTTTTTAATACGTGAGGTTTATTTCCCTAAACTTCATTTTATAGCCAACGGACTTTTTTGGTCATTTACTACGCTGATTGTAGCTACATGGAGAATGAAAGTACGCAATATTTCTTGGCAAGATTTAGGTTTAAAAAAACCTAAAAACATATACATTACCTTACTGGTAACCATAGGAATTTTAGTCGCCATTCCCATTCTTATTATTATTTTTAAGCAAATTCAGAACATCCTACCTTTTCAACTAGCTCCAGATACTTCTTCAGAACAAGCAATTTCTAAATTTGGAGACCTTAAAAACAACTGGGGACACTTTTTCACTATCATTCCTTTTATTTTAATACAGTCTGCCTTAGAAGAGTTGTTAGACCGTGGCTTCTTAATTACTTGGTTTGAACGCATCTTTTCCAAGACCTCCTTTGCGACAGCTATTGCGGTACTTTTACAAGCTTTAATATTTGGATTTAGACATTCTTATGACATCTCTGAAAGATCTATTTCTGTAGCTCTTATAGGATTGGTTATGGGAATTGCCTATGTTAAATTTGGAAGGAATTTATGGCCTTTAATCATAGCACATTGTATACTGAACACTGCATCTATGTTAAGTAAAGTGTAG
- a CDS encoding DUF418 domain-containing protein has product MKKRIIGIDVARSLAVIGMIIVNFKMVFGQNNPNWISAFASVFDGKAAATFVVLAGVGLALMTKSAIAQKDDNKLKKARKRIIKRALFLFVLGISYIAIWPADILHFYGVYMAGILLLLTSKERTIMFWAICLIILFPVLLLFWHYEQGWNFQTLEYQDFWTFKGFVRNLFFNGFHPVIPWISFMLFGYWLGRKDLHKNAFVKKVFWISSGAFILIQMISCGIISVFSEGNSEVTQELTEVFGTNPMPPLPLYMFNGVAIAFLVISGCILLAKKYENNFIIDALYKTGQLALTFYVAHVIIGMGMVEVLGANQLGTYSIKFSVLYALIFSFGCIVFAVIWRKYFIAGPLEWLMRKLTD; this is encoded by the coding sequence ATGAAAAAGAGAATTATAGGAATAGATGTAGCGCGATCCTTGGCTGTAATAGGGATGATTATTGTTAATTTTAAAATGGTCTTTGGTCAGAATAACCCTAATTGGATTTCCGCATTTGCCAGTGTTTTTGATGGAAAAGCTGCGGCTACTTTTGTGGTTTTAGCAGGAGTAGGGTTGGCTTTAATGACCAAATCAGCAATTGCTCAAAAAGATGATAATAAGTTAAAAAAAGCTCGTAAACGAATTATAAAGAGAGCATTGTTTTTGTTTGTTCTCGGAATCTCTTATATCGCAATTTGGCCGGCTGATATATTACATTTTTATGGAGTTTATATGGCTGGAATACTTTTGTTATTAACTAGCAAGGAAAGAACGATAATGTTTTGGGCGATATGCTTGATTATACTTTTTCCTGTACTTCTATTATTTTGGCATTATGAACAAGGATGGAACTTTCAAACACTCGAATACCAAGATTTTTGGACATTTAAAGGCTTTGTAAGAAATCTTTTCTTTAATGGTTTTCACCCTGTTATTCCATGGATATCTTTTATGCTATTTGGTTATTGGTTAGGAAGAAAAGATTTGCATAAGAATGCATTTGTAAAGAAAGTGTTTTGGATAAGTTCTGGAGCGTTTATCTTAATTCAAATGATTTCTTGTGGAATTATTTCTGTTTTCTCAGAGGGCAATTCAGAAGTTACTCAAGAATTGACAGAAGTTTTTGGTACCAATCCAATGCCGCCATTACCATTGTACATGTTTAATGGTGTTGCTATTGCATTTTTAGTCATCTCTGGATGCATACTTTTGGCAAAAAAATATGAAAACAATTTTATAATTGATGCATTGTATAAAACAGGACAATTGGCATTAACCTTTTATGTTGCTCATGTGATTATTGGAATGGGAATGGTAGAAGTATTGGGAGCAAATCAATTAGGAACCTATTCTATTAAATTCTCAGTATTGTATGCTTTAATATTTAGTTTTGGCTGTATTGTTTTTGCAGTGATTTGGAGAAAGTATTTTATTGCTGGACCTCTAGAATGGCTTATGAGAAAACTTACAGATTAA
- a CDS encoding phosphatidylserine decarboxylase, translating to MSAITPIKLPAPIEWSTKEQAALTHIENLKVILDKPANKLNYIAALAELSVEVFIDNRSKKIVEYWFPYLAGESTLEDFFKAWLTYTPTCDSPGKYIEYWDYLVNTNSGLLLANDESFKPWFTAFLNFHGDWINSTSSTETLADWMVYKGTPAHPFDINDYERPDPKSPTGGFQSFNQFFLRNLKPGQRPMCNEKQADDVIVAPCDGGIFFLNHADKTKSIEELKKTDYDLPGKSDRFGIMEALPGYGSHFLGGDLLDILLWFTDYHHFHAPVSGTVVHQGMYHGSYNYDFGDYDPKDFYAPTLPKDSDQVGWYEKLGKHQRYVWIINTKEFGLVAMVAIGFWGVGSIVNAVENGASLKQGDYMGHFGYGGSSIVLAFNKDVDIDFKVGKEPVQGPNTPTLMKVRECLGKLVK from the coding sequence ATGAGTGCAATAACACCTATTAAATTACCTGCTCCAATCGAATGGAGTACCAAAGAGCAAGCGGCACTTACGCATATTGAAAATTTAAAAGTCATTTTAGACAAACCAGCAAACAAGTTAAATTATATAGCAGCATTGGCTGAGTTAAGTGTAGAAGTATTTATAGATAACCGATCTAAGAAAATTGTAGAATATTGGTTCCCTTATTTAGCTGGTGAATCAACACTTGAAGATTTTTTTAAAGCATGGTTAACCTATACGCCTACTTGCGATAGCCCAGGGAAATACATTGAATATTGGGATTATTTAGTAAATACAAACTCAGGATTGCTTTTAGCAAACGATGAGAGTTTTAAACCTTGGTTTACAGCATTTTTGAATTTTCATGGAGATTGGATAAACAGTACTTCTTCAACAGAAACATTAGCAGATTGGATGGTATACAAAGGAACTCCTGCTCATCCATTTGATATCAATGATTATGAAAGACCAGATCCAAAAAGTCCAACAGGAGGATTTCAATCATTCAACCAGTTTTTCTTACGTAATTTAAAACCTGGTCAAAGACCAATGTGTAATGAAAAGCAAGCAGATGATGTAATTGTCGCTCCTTGTGATGGTGGAATTTTCTTTTTAAATCATGCCGATAAAACCAAGAGTATTGAAGAATTAAAAAAGACAGATTACGATTTACCAGGAAAGTCAGATCGTTTCGGAATTATGGAAGCATTGCCTGGCTATGGAAGTCATTTTTTAGGAGGAGATTTACTGGATATATTATTATGGTTTACAGATTACCACCATTTTCATGCACCAGTAAGTGGTACAGTAGTACATCAAGGAATGTATCATGGATCGTATAATTACGATTTTGGAGATTATGATCCTAAAGATTTTTATGCACCAACATTGCCAAAAGATAGTGATCAAGTTGGATGGTATGAAAAATTAGGAAAGCACCAGCGTTATGTATGGATTATCAATACCAAAGAGTTTGGATTAGTAGCAATGGTTGCTATTGGTTTCTGGGGAGTAGGAAGCATTGTAAATGCTGTAGAAAATGGAGCAAGCTTAAAACAAGGTGATTATATGGGACACTTTGGATATGGTGGTTCGTCAATAGTTTTAGCTTTTAATAAAGATGTTGATATAGACTTTAAAGTTGGTAAAGAACCAGTACAAGGACCTAATACCCCAACACTTATGAAAGTTAGAGAATGCCTAGGGAAATTAGTTAAATAA
- a CDS encoding MmcQ/YjbR family DNA-binding protein, which yields MNIEDISTICNSLTSVTTDIKWEDHLCFNIGEKMFFITSLENIPTNASFKVSDEDFEELTNKAGFKPAPYLARYKWVYVDDLNRLSKEEWERYIFKSYELISSKFSKKKRVALGIAE from the coding sequence ATGAACATTGAAGATATTTCAACTATTTGTAATAGTCTTACTTCTGTAACTACCGATATAAAATGGGAAGATCATTTATGTTTTAACATAGGAGAGAAGATGTTTTTTATTACTTCACTAGAAAATATACCTACGAATGCTTCTTTTAAAGTATCTGATGAAGATTTTGAAGAACTAACCAATAAAGCAGGGTTTAAACCTGCTCCTTATTTAGCTCGATACAAATGGGTGTATGTAGATGATTTGAACCGTTTATCAAAAGAAGAATGGGAGCGTTATATATTTAAATCGTATGAACTTATTTCTTCTAAATTTTCAAAAAAGAAAAGGGTAGCGTTAGGGATAGCTGAATAG
- a CDS encoding helix-turn-helix domain-containing protein encodes MDLSNSIISFIDTLGVVQGLLFGVVLIFYYSKKNKPILFLGMFILLFSLEPIPNILHDLNYLTKHPELELLPVGFHFLAYPLLLIYVQKTSILKEKKASYWTLIPGVIEFLVALVIFLLPYQLKLQIKNSSAAIVYFIGGLSYSLYIAYLILKWIHSHVIEVHNQYTYVQRKTLSWTKWFTYASVLFHLVILINIFLESHAWYAWISVLNVILIYWVSFKGVTQENIRTLVWNKNVADEQHPIDHSTKTKLTPLLVSSDKITSQTTQNLMSINEAQQTCIKVDDYIQVSKCYMNNKLTIIDIAEAIHVHPKRISYAINKVKSQNFNSYINSFRVELAKKLLKSNEAQHLSIEGIGLEAGFHTKATFYNAFKKNVHMTPAQYKSSL; translated from the coding sequence ATGGATTTATCGAATAGTATCATTAGTTTTATAGATACGCTTGGTGTTGTGCAAGGGTTATTGTTTGGGGTCGTTTTAATTTTTTACTATTCTAAAAAAAACAAACCCATACTATTTTTAGGTATGTTTATTCTTTTGTTTTCACTTGAACCTATTCCTAACATATTACACGATCTTAACTATTTAACCAAACACCCAGAATTAGAATTACTTCCTGTTGGATTTCATTTCTTAGCCTATCCTTTACTACTCATTTATGTTCAAAAAACTTCTATTTTAAAGGAGAAAAAAGCTAGTTATTGGACACTAATTCCAGGAGTTATAGAATTTCTAGTAGCCTTGGTTATTTTCCTTCTGCCCTACCAACTTAAGCTTCAAATAAAAAATTCATCTGCGGCTATTGTATATTTTATAGGAGGACTCTCCTATTCTCTGTATATAGCATATCTTATTTTAAAGTGGATTCATTCACATGTTATTGAAGTACACAATCAATATACCTATGTTCAGCGAAAAACTTTAAGCTGGACCAAGTGGTTTACCTATGCAAGTGTTTTGTTTCATTTGGTTATTTTAATCAATATTTTTCTAGAGAGCCATGCTTGGTATGCTTGGATTTCTGTTTTAAATGTGATTCTTATTTACTGGGTTTCGTTTAAAGGAGTAACACAAGAAAACATCCGTACTTTGGTATGGAATAAAAATGTTGCAGATGAGCAACACCCAATTGACCATTCCACAAAAACCAAATTAACCCCTTTATTGGTTTCCTCTGATAAAATTACTTCGCAAACGACTCAAAACTTAATGTCTATCAACGAAGCCCAACAGACTTGTATTAAAGTTGATGATTATATTCAAGTATCGAAATGTTATATGAATAACAAACTTACCATTATAGATATTGCAGAAGCCATTCATGTGCATCCCAAGCGAATATCTTATGCGATTAATAAGGTTAAATCGCAAAACTTTAATAGTTATATCAATTCTTTCAGAGTTGAACTCGCTAAAAAACTTTTAAAAAGTAATGAAGCACAGCACTTATCTATAGAAGGAATTGGTTTAGAGGCTGGATTTCATACCAAAGCTACCTTTTACAATGCTTTTAAGAAAAATGTACATATGACTCCAGCCCAATACAAATCTTCTTTATAA
- a CDS encoding alpha/beta hydrolase-fold protein, with protein sequence MKSLQTLILVCFISIAARAQENAPITIGINHTMQSTALKEERTIQIYTPDGYKDSKKAYPVLYILNGQWYFHSGVSIQKSLRTPGVIPEMIVVGINDSKQPRWSLFGEKKDTFTNFLVDEVMNYIDTNYRTTNERVIFGWEAAAYYISELILKRSDLFDGAIITDGGYASEDLVKNFKSNKDIYLYMANSKKDIYYINSTEAFHKILQNSSPENLKWKYTLFNDEVHESLAHLAMYKGLKYYYHNYDSLVFESIQHYIDAGGIEYLTSYFKERAKRFGGDGQIDNSTKNALIWLAWRRDNFEYFSFFMKEFKDVLKTKRYDSAYWQNRFGQFYLKHKDYKNARSYFNNGLDKYPNSNFEAEMKKGLSLAKQKKG encoded by the coding sequence ATGAAATCTCTACAAACTTTAATTCTTGTTTGTTTTATAAGTATAGCAGCAAGAGCTCAAGAAAACGCACCCATTACGATTGGAATAAACCATACGATGCAATCAACAGCTTTAAAAGAAGAAAGAACTATTCAAATTTATACACCTGATGGCTATAAAGATTCAAAAAAAGCATATCCTGTGTTATACATTTTAAATGGACAATGGTATTTTCATAGTGGAGTGTCCATTCAAAAATCTTTGCGCACGCCTGGAGTTATTCCAGAAATGATTGTTGTAGGAATTAATGATAGCAAACAACCACGATGGTCTTTATTTGGTGAGAAGAAAGATACGTTTACTAATTTTTTAGTTGATGAGGTTATGAACTATATAGATACAAATTATAGAACAACCAATGAACGTGTCATTTTTGGTTGGGAAGCAGCAGCCTATTATATCAGTGAATTAATTTTAAAAAGAAGTGATCTTTTTGATGGTGCAATTATTACTGATGGAGGATATGCATCAGAAGATTTGGTGAAGAATTTCAAATCTAATAAAGATATTTACCTGTATATGGCGAATTCTAAAAAAGACATTTACTATATCAATTCAACAGAAGCATTTCATAAAATATTGCAAAATAGTAGTCCTGAGAATTTAAAATGGAAATACACTTTATTTAATGATGAGGTCCATGAATCATTGGCACATTTAGCCATGTATAAAGGATTGAAATATTACTATCATAACTACGACTCTCTTGTTTTTGAAAGTATTCAACACTACATAGATGCTGGAGGAATAGAGTATTTAACCAGTTATTTTAAAGAACGTGCTAAAAGGTTTGGTGGAGACGGACAAATAGATAATAGCACAAAAAATGCTTTAATCTGGCTGGCTTGGAGAAGAGATAATTTTGAATATTTTAGTTTTTTTATGAAGGAGTTTAAAGATGTGTTGAAAACAAAAAGGTACGACTCTGCTTATTGGCAAAATAGATTTGGACAGTTCTATCTAAAGCATAAAGATTATAAAAATGCTCGTAGCTATTTTAACAACGGTCTAGATAAATATCCGAACTCTAATTTTGAAGCAGAAATGAAAAAAGGATTAAGCTTAGCAAAACAAAAAAAGGGGTAA
- a CDS encoding nuclear transport factor 2 family protein, whose amino-acid sequence MYQENIKEIETLINTYFEGIFYGNVSNLLTCFSNDATLYGDINSIEYIKNLNEYIETVKTRKSPNDLGETLNMSIMGIDILGKAAMVKLHVPMLGFNYYDYLSLFKIQGKWKIVNKLFAHVV is encoded by the coding sequence ATGTATCAGGAGAATATTAAAGAAATCGAAACACTAATCAATACTTATTTTGAAGGAATCTTTTATGGTAACGTCTCAAATCTTTTAACTTGTTTTAGCAACGATGCAACTCTATATGGAGATATCAATTCAATTGAATACATTAAAAACCTTAATGAATATATTGAAACTGTGAAGACAAGAAAAAGTCCGAATGATCTAGGAGAGACTTTAAACATGTCGATTATGGGTATCGACATTCTCGGAAAAGCAGCCATGGTAAAATTGCATGTACCCATGTTGGGATTTAATTACTATGATTATTTATCGCTATTCAAAATACAGGGCAAATGGAAAATTGTGAATAAACTTTTTGCGCATGTGGTTTAA
- a CDS encoding 4-oxalocrotonate tautomerase family protein encodes MPYINIKVTDTNVTKDQKRLLIEGATELVVRILNKNPATTHVVIDEIPLENWGFNGTQTVATKT; translated from the coding sequence ATGCCATACATCAATATCAAAGTTACAGATACCAATGTAACCAAAGACCAAAAGAGACTATTAATTGAAGGGGCTACGGAATTAGTCGTTCGTATTTTAAACAAAAATCCAGCAACTACTCATGTGGTTATCGATGAAATACCTTTAGAAAATTGGGGCTTCAATGGAACACAAACAGTAGCAACTAAAACATAA
- a CDS encoding DoxX family protein yields the protein MNTTNKFQNKDVGRLLQRLSIGLLILFHGVANLTSNYSFIKSLLNGIGVPEFIAYAVFMGEIIAPILIIVGWRTRLASLILAFNMLIAILMAHTAHIFTLNQYGGWGIELQGLYLFGAMVIYFLGAGKYAISSTSTWD from the coding sequence ATGAACACCACAAACAAATTTCAAAACAAAGATGTCGGACGATTATTACAACGCTTAAGTATTGGGCTGCTTATTCTATTTCATGGAGTTGCGAATCTAACTTCTAATTATTCATTCATCAAAAGTCTACTCAATGGTATTGGAGTGCCAGAATTTATTGCATACGCCGTTTTTATGGGTGAAATAATTGCTCCTATATTGATAATAGTGGGTTGGAGAACGAGACTAGCTAGTTTAATATTAGCTTTCAATATGCTAATAGCTATTCTAATGGCACATACAGCTCATATTTTTACTTTAAATCAATATGGTGGTTGGGGAATAGAACTACAAGGTTTATACCTGTTTGGAGCTATGGTTATCTATTTTTTAGGAGCAGGAAAATATGCAATCTCTTCAACTTCTACATGGGATTAA